The following proteins come from a genomic window of Canis lupus dingo isolate Sandy chromosome 20, ASM325472v2, whole genome shotgun sequence:
- the GTF2F1 gene encoding general transcription factor IIF subunit 1 isoform X2: MAALGPSSQNVTEYVVRVPKNTTKKYNIMAFNAADKVNFATWNQARLERDLSNKKIYQEEEMPESGAGSEFNRKLREEARRKKYGIVLKEFRPEDQPWLLRVNGKSGRKFKGIKKGGVTENTSYYIFTQCPDGAFEAFPVHNWYNFTPLARHRTLTAEEAEEEWERRNKVLNHFSIMQQRRLKDQDQEEEDEEKEKRSRKKASELRIHDLEDDLEMSSDDSEASGEEGGRAPKAKKKAPPTKGTKKKKKKKGSDDEAFEDSDDGDFEGQEVDYMSDGSSSSQEELEGKPKVVQQEEGPKGVDEQSESSEESEEEKPPEEDKEEEEEKKAPTPQEKKRRKDSSDESDSSEESDIDSEASSALFMAKKKTPPKRERRPSGGSSRGNSRPGSPSAESGSTSSTLRAAANKLEQGKRTNETPVAKRLRLDPGPQSLSGKSTPQPQSGKSTPSSGDVQVTEDAVRRYLTRKPMTTKDLLKKFQTKKTGLSSEQTVNVLAQILKRLNPERKMISDKMHFSLKE; encoded by the exons ATGGCGGCCCTC GGCCCCAGCAGCCAGAACGTCACCGAGTATGTCGTCCGAGTTCCCAA AAACACAACGAAAAAATACAACATCATGGCCTTCAATGCTGCTGACAAAGTCAACTTTGCTACCTGGAATCAG GCCCGGCTGGAGCGAGACCTGAGCAACAAGAAGATTTACCAAGAGGAGGAGATGCCTGAGTCTGGTGCGGGCAGCGAGTTCAACCGCAAGCTTCGTGAGGAGGCTCGGAGGAAGAAGTATGGCATCGTCCTCAAGGAGTTCCGGCCAGAGGACCAGCCCTGGCTGCTCCGCGTCAATGGCAAATCGGGCAGAAA GTTCAAGGGCATAAAGAAGGGAGGCGTGACAGAGAACACGTCCTACTACATCTTCACTCAGTGCCCTGACGGGGCCTTTGAGGCCTTCCCGGTGCACAACTGGTATAACTTCACGCCGCTGGCCCGACATCGCACACTCACTGCTGAAGAGGCcgaggaggagtgggagag GAGAAACAAAGTCCTGAACCACTTCAGCATCATGCAGCAGCGACGGCTCAAGGATCAGGATCAGGAGGAGGAAGACGAGGAAAAGGAGAAGCGCAGCCGAAAGAAAGCCAGTGAGCTGCGCATCCACGACCTGGAGGATGACCTGGAGATGTCGTCTGACGACAGCGAGGCCAGTGGTGAGGAAG GGGGCAGAGCCCCCAAGGCCAAGAAGAAGGCACCACCCACCAAGGGgaccaagaagaagaaaaagaagaagggctCCGATGATGAGGCCTTCGAGGACAGCGACGATGGGGATTTCGAGGGCCAGGAGGTGGACTACATGTCGGACGGCTCGAG CAGCTCgcaggaggagctggagggcAAGCCCAAGGTCGTCCAGCAGGAGGAGGGCCCCAAGGGCGTAGACGAGCAGAGCGAGAGCAGCGAGGAGAGCGAGGAGGAGAAGCCACCcgaggaggacaaggaggaggaggaggagaagaaggcgCCCACGCCCCAGGAAAAGAAGCGTAGGAAAG ACAGCAGCGACGAGTCGGACAGCTCGGAGGAGAGCGACATTGACAGCGAGGCGTCCTCGGCCCTCTTCATGGCG AAGAAGAAGACACCCCCCAAGCGGGAGCGGAGGCCGTCGGGAGGCAGCTCTCGGGGCAACAGCCGGCCGGGCAGCCCGAGCGCGGAGAGTGGCAGCACGTCCTCCACCCTGCGGGCCGCCGCCAACAAGCTGGAGCAGG GCAAGCGGACCAATGAGACGCCGGTGGCCAAGCGTCTGCGGCTGGACCCGGGGCCCCAGAGCCTGTCGGGGAAGTCAACCCCTCAGCCCCAGTCGGGGAAGTCGACCCCCAGCAGCGG AGACGTGCAGGTGACGGAGGACGCGGTGCGCCGCTACCTGACGCGGAAGCCCATGACCACCAAGGACCTGCTGAAGAAGTTCCAGACCAAGAAGACGGGGCTGAGCAGCGAGCAGACCGTGAACGTGCTCGCGCAGATCCTCAAGCGGCTCAACCCCGAGCGCAAGATGATCAGCGACAAGATGCACTTCTCCCTCAAGGAGTGA
- the GTF2F1 gene encoding general transcription factor IIF subunit 1 isoform X1, translating to MAALGPSSQNVTEYVVRVPKNTTKKYNIMAFNAADKVNFATWNQARLERDLSNKKIYQEEEMPESGAGSEFNRKLREEARRKKYGIVLKEFRPEDQPWLLRVNGKSGRKFKGIKKGGVTENTSYYIFTQCPDGAFEAFPVHNWYNFTPLARHRTLTAEEAEEEWERRNKVLNHFSIMQQRRLKDQDQEEEDEEKEKRSRKKASELRIHDLEDDLEMSSDDSEASGEEGGRAPKAKKKAPPTKGTKKKKKKKGSDDEAFEDSDDGDFEGQEVDYMSDGSSSSQEELEGKPKVVQQEEGPKGVDEQSESSEESEEEKPPEEDKEEEEEKKAPTPQEKKRRKADSSDESDSSEESDIDSEASSALFMAKKKTPPKRERRPSGGSSRGNSRPGSPSAESGSTSSTLRAAANKLEQGKRTNETPVAKRLRLDPGPQSLSGKSTPQPQSGKSTPSSGDVQVTEDAVRRYLTRKPMTTKDLLKKFQTKKTGLSSEQTVNVLAQILKRLNPERKMISDKMHFSLKE from the exons ATGGCGGCCCTC GGCCCCAGCAGCCAGAACGTCACCGAGTATGTCGTCCGAGTTCCCAA AAACACAACGAAAAAATACAACATCATGGCCTTCAATGCTGCTGACAAAGTCAACTTTGCTACCTGGAATCAG GCCCGGCTGGAGCGAGACCTGAGCAACAAGAAGATTTACCAAGAGGAGGAGATGCCTGAGTCTGGTGCGGGCAGCGAGTTCAACCGCAAGCTTCGTGAGGAGGCTCGGAGGAAGAAGTATGGCATCGTCCTCAAGGAGTTCCGGCCAGAGGACCAGCCCTGGCTGCTCCGCGTCAATGGCAAATCGGGCAGAAA GTTCAAGGGCATAAAGAAGGGAGGCGTGACAGAGAACACGTCCTACTACATCTTCACTCAGTGCCCTGACGGGGCCTTTGAGGCCTTCCCGGTGCACAACTGGTATAACTTCACGCCGCTGGCCCGACATCGCACACTCACTGCTGAAGAGGCcgaggaggagtgggagag GAGAAACAAAGTCCTGAACCACTTCAGCATCATGCAGCAGCGACGGCTCAAGGATCAGGATCAGGAGGAGGAAGACGAGGAAAAGGAGAAGCGCAGCCGAAAGAAAGCCAGTGAGCTGCGCATCCACGACCTGGAGGATGACCTGGAGATGTCGTCTGACGACAGCGAGGCCAGTGGTGAGGAAG GGGGCAGAGCCCCCAAGGCCAAGAAGAAGGCACCACCCACCAAGGGgaccaagaagaagaaaaagaagaagggctCCGATGATGAGGCCTTCGAGGACAGCGACGATGGGGATTTCGAGGGCCAGGAGGTGGACTACATGTCGGACGGCTCGAG CAGCTCgcaggaggagctggagggcAAGCCCAAGGTCGTCCAGCAGGAGGAGGGCCCCAAGGGCGTAGACGAGCAGAGCGAGAGCAGCGAGGAGAGCGAGGAGGAGAAGCCACCcgaggaggacaaggaggaggaggaggagaagaaggcgCCCACGCCCCAGGAAAAGAAGCGTAGGAAAG CAGACAGCAGCGACGAGTCGGACAGCTCGGAGGAGAGCGACATTGACAGCGAGGCGTCCTCGGCCCTCTTCATGGCG AAGAAGAAGACACCCCCCAAGCGGGAGCGGAGGCCGTCGGGAGGCAGCTCTCGGGGCAACAGCCGGCCGGGCAGCCCGAGCGCGGAGAGTGGCAGCACGTCCTCCACCCTGCGGGCCGCCGCCAACAAGCTGGAGCAGG GCAAGCGGACCAATGAGACGCCGGTGGCCAAGCGTCTGCGGCTGGACCCGGGGCCCCAGAGCCTGTCGGGGAAGTCAACCCCTCAGCCCCAGTCGGGGAAGTCGACCCCCAGCAGCGG AGACGTGCAGGTGACGGAGGACGCGGTGCGCCGCTACCTGACGCGGAAGCCCATGACCACCAAGGACCTGCTGAAGAAGTTCCAGACCAAGAAGACGGGGCTGAGCAGCGAGCAGACCGTGAACGTGCTCGCGCAGATCCTCAAGCGGCTCAACCCCGAGCGCAAGATGATCAGCGACAAGATGCACTTCTCCCTCAAGGAGTGA
- the GTF2F1 gene encoding general transcription factor IIF subunit 1 isoform X3, translated as MAALGPSSQNVTEYVVRVPKNTTKKYNIMAFNAADKVNFATWNQARLERDLSNKKIYQEEEMPESGAGSEFNRKLREEARRKKYGIVLKEFRPEDQPWLLRVNGKSGRKFKGIKKGGVTENTSYYIFTQCPDGAFEAFPVHNWYNFTPLARHRTLTAEEAEEEWERRNKVLNHFSIMQQRRLKDQDQEEEDEEKEKRSRKKASELRIHDLEDDLEMSSDDSEASGEEGGRAPKAKKKAPPTKGTKKKKKKKGSDDEAFEDSDDGDFEGQEVDYMSDGSSSQEELEGKPKVVQQEEGPKGVDEQSESSEESEEEKPPEEDKEEEEEKKAPTPQEKKRRKADSSDESDSSEESDIDSEASSALFMAKKKTPPKRERRPSGGSSRGNSRPGSPSAESGSTSSTLRAAANKLEQGKRTNETPVAKRLRLDPGPQSLSGKSTPQPQSGKSTPSSGDVQVTEDAVRRYLTRKPMTTKDLLKKFQTKKTGLSSEQTVNVLAQILKRLNPERKMISDKMHFSLKE; from the exons ATGGCGGCCCTC GGCCCCAGCAGCCAGAACGTCACCGAGTATGTCGTCCGAGTTCCCAA AAACACAACGAAAAAATACAACATCATGGCCTTCAATGCTGCTGACAAAGTCAACTTTGCTACCTGGAATCAG GCCCGGCTGGAGCGAGACCTGAGCAACAAGAAGATTTACCAAGAGGAGGAGATGCCTGAGTCTGGTGCGGGCAGCGAGTTCAACCGCAAGCTTCGTGAGGAGGCTCGGAGGAAGAAGTATGGCATCGTCCTCAAGGAGTTCCGGCCAGAGGACCAGCCCTGGCTGCTCCGCGTCAATGGCAAATCGGGCAGAAA GTTCAAGGGCATAAAGAAGGGAGGCGTGACAGAGAACACGTCCTACTACATCTTCACTCAGTGCCCTGACGGGGCCTTTGAGGCCTTCCCGGTGCACAACTGGTATAACTTCACGCCGCTGGCCCGACATCGCACACTCACTGCTGAAGAGGCcgaggaggagtgggagag GAGAAACAAAGTCCTGAACCACTTCAGCATCATGCAGCAGCGACGGCTCAAGGATCAGGATCAGGAGGAGGAAGACGAGGAAAAGGAGAAGCGCAGCCGAAAGAAAGCCAGTGAGCTGCGCATCCACGACCTGGAGGATGACCTGGAGATGTCGTCTGACGACAGCGAGGCCAGTGGTGAGGAAG GGGGCAGAGCCCCCAAGGCCAAGAAGAAGGCACCACCCACCAAGGGgaccaagaagaagaaaaagaagaagggctCCGATGATGAGGCCTTCGAGGACAGCGACGATGGGGATTTCGAGGGCCAGGAGGTGGACTACATGTCGGACGGCTCGAG CTCgcaggaggagctggagggcAAGCCCAAGGTCGTCCAGCAGGAGGAGGGCCCCAAGGGCGTAGACGAGCAGAGCGAGAGCAGCGAGGAGAGCGAGGAGGAGAAGCCACCcgaggaggacaaggaggaggaggaggagaagaaggcgCCCACGCCCCAGGAAAAGAAGCGTAGGAAAG CAGACAGCAGCGACGAGTCGGACAGCTCGGAGGAGAGCGACATTGACAGCGAGGCGTCCTCGGCCCTCTTCATGGCG AAGAAGAAGACACCCCCCAAGCGGGAGCGGAGGCCGTCGGGAGGCAGCTCTCGGGGCAACAGCCGGCCGGGCAGCCCGAGCGCGGAGAGTGGCAGCACGTCCTCCACCCTGCGGGCCGCCGCCAACAAGCTGGAGCAGG GCAAGCGGACCAATGAGACGCCGGTGGCCAAGCGTCTGCGGCTGGACCCGGGGCCCCAGAGCCTGTCGGGGAAGTCAACCCCTCAGCCCCAGTCGGGGAAGTCGACCCCCAGCAGCGG AGACGTGCAGGTGACGGAGGACGCGGTGCGCCGCTACCTGACGCGGAAGCCCATGACCACCAAGGACCTGCTGAAGAAGTTCCAGACCAAGAAGACGGGGCTGAGCAGCGAGCAGACCGTGAACGTGCTCGCGCAGATCCTCAAGCGGCTCAACCCCGAGCGCAAGATGATCAGCGACAAGATGCACTTCTCCCTCAAGGAGTGA
- the GTF2F1 gene encoding general transcription factor IIF subunit 1 isoform X4 translates to MAFNAADKVNFATWNQARLERDLSNKKIYQEEEMPESGAGSEFNRKLREEARRKKYGIVLKEFRPEDQPWLLRVNGKSGRKFKGIKKGGVTENTSYYIFTQCPDGAFEAFPVHNWYNFTPLARHRTLTAEEAEEEWERRNKVLNHFSIMQQRRLKDQDQEEEDEEKEKRSRKKASELRIHDLEDDLEMSSDDSEASGEEGGRAPKAKKKAPPTKGTKKKKKKKGSDDEAFEDSDDGDFEGQEVDYMSDGSSSSQEELEGKPKVVQQEEGPKGVDEQSESSEESEEEKPPEEDKEEEEEKKAPTPQEKKRRKADSSDESDSSEESDIDSEASSALFMAKKKTPPKRERRPSGGSSRGNSRPGSPSAESGSTSSTLRAAANKLEQGKRTNETPVAKRLRLDPGPQSLSGKSTPQPQSGKSTPSSGDVQVTEDAVRRYLTRKPMTTKDLLKKFQTKKTGLSSEQTVNVLAQILKRLNPERKMISDKMHFSLKE, encoded by the exons ATGGCCTTCAATGCTGCTGACAAAGTCAACTTTGCTACCTGGAATCAG GCCCGGCTGGAGCGAGACCTGAGCAACAAGAAGATTTACCAAGAGGAGGAGATGCCTGAGTCTGGTGCGGGCAGCGAGTTCAACCGCAAGCTTCGTGAGGAGGCTCGGAGGAAGAAGTATGGCATCGTCCTCAAGGAGTTCCGGCCAGAGGACCAGCCCTGGCTGCTCCGCGTCAATGGCAAATCGGGCAGAAA GTTCAAGGGCATAAAGAAGGGAGGCGTGACAGAGAACACGTCCTACTACATCTTCACTCAGTGCCCTGACGGGGCCTTTGAGGCCTTCCCGGTGCACAACTGGTATAACTTCACGCCGCTGGCCCGACATCGCACACTCACTGCTGAAGAGGCcgaggaggagtgggagag GAGAAACAAAGTCCTGAACCACTTCAGCATCATGCAGCAGCGACGGCTCAAGGATCAGGATCAGGAGGAGGAAGACGAGGAAAAGGAGAAGCGCAGCCGAAAGAAAGCCAGTGAGCTGCGCATCCACGACCTGGAGGATGACCTGGAGATGTCGTCTGACGACAGCGAGGCCAGTGGTGAGGAAG GGGGCAGAGCCCCCAAGGCCAAGAAGAAGGCACCACCCACCAAGGGgaccaagaagaagaaaaagaagaagggctCCGATGATGAGGCCTTCGAGGACAGCGACGATGGGGATTTCGAGGGCCAGGAGGTGGACTACATGTCGGACGGCTCGAG CAGCTCgcaggaggagctggagggcAAGCCCAAGGTCGTCCAGCAGGAGGAGGGCCCCAAGGGCGTAGACGAGCAGAGCGAGAGCAGCGAGGAGAGCGAGGAGGAGAAGCCACCcgaggaggacaaggaggaggaggaggagaagaaggcgCCCACGCCCCAGGAAAAGAAGCGTAGGAAAG CAGACAGCAGCGACGAGTCGGACAGCTCGGAGGAGAGCGACATTGACAGCGAGGCGTCCTCGGCCCTCTTCATGGCG AAGAAGAAGACACCCCCCAAGCGGGAGCGGAGGCCGTCGGGAGGCAGCTCTCGGGGCAACAGCCGGCCGGGCAGCCCGAGCGCGGAGAGTGGCAGCACGTCCTCCACCCTGCGGGCCGCCGCCAACAAGCTGGAGCAGG GCAAGCGGACCAATGAGACGCCGGTGGCCAAGCGTCTGCGGCTGGACCCGGGGCCCCAGAGCCTGTCGGGGAAGTCAACCCCTCAGCCCCAGTCGGGGAAGTCGACCCCCAGCAGCGG AGACGTGCAGGTGACGGAGGACGCGGTGCGCCGCTACCTGACGCGGAAGCCCATGACCACCAAGGACCTGCTGAAGAAGTTCCAGACCAAGAAGACGGGGCTGAGCAGCGAGCAGACCGTGAACGTGCTCGCGCAGATCCTCAAGCGGCTCAACCCCGAGCGCAAGATGATCAGCGACAAGATGCACTTCTCCCTCAAGGAGTGA
- the PSPN gene encoding persephin, with translation MAPGRVLLCSLLLLSLQLGLGWGPGVRGAPVVEGELRGTQRPQLGGRPRRALASPCQLWSLSLPVAELGLGYASEETVTFRYCAGSCPRGARTQHGLTLAWLRGQGRALGGPCCRPTRYADVAFLDDRHRWQRLPQLSAAACSCG, from the exons ATGGCCCCAGGAAGAGTCCTCCTCTGCTCGCTGCTGCTCCTGTCACTGCAGTTGGGCCTCGGCTGGGGCCCTGGTGTTCGGGGGGCCCCGGTGGTGGAGGGAGAGCTCCGAGGGACCCAGAGGCCACAGCTGG GTGGCCGCCCACGCCGAGCCCTGGCCAGCCCGTGCCAGCTGTGGAGCCTGTCCCTGCCTGTGGCCGAGCTGGGTCTGGGCTACGCGTCGGAGGAGACGGTCACCTTCCGCTACTGTGCGGGCAGCTGCCCCCGCGGCGCGCGCACCCAGCACGGCCTGACGCTGGCCTGGCTGCGGGGCCAGGGCCGAGCCCTCGGCGGGCCCTGCTGCCGGCCCACCCGCTACGCCGACGTGGCCTTCCTCGATGACCGCCACCGCTGGCAGCGGCTGCCCCAGCTCTCGGCGGCTGCCTGCAGCTGCGGCTGA
- the ALKBH7 gene encoding alpha-ketoglutarate-dependent dioxygenase alkB homolog 7, mitochondrial, with protein sequence MAGSGRLALGTLPWPGWVRGSGPAVLSRLRDAAVVRPGFLSAAEEETLSRELEPELRRRRYEYDHWDAAIHGFRETEKSRWSEASRAILQRVQAAAFSPGQTLLSSVHVLDLEPRGYIKPHVDSIKFCGATIAGLSLLSPSVMRLVHTQEPGEWLELLLEPGSLYILRGSARYDFSHEILRDEESFFGERRVPRGRRISVICRSLPEGMESGEPGQPPPAC encoded by the exons ATGGCCGGGAGTGGGCGGCTGGCGCTGGGGACGCTGCCTTGGCCCGGCTGGGTGCGGGGCTCGGGCCCGGCCGTCCTGAGCCGCCTTCGGGACGCGGCTGTGGTGCGGCCAGGCTTCCTGAGCGCGGCCGAGGAGGAGACGCTGAGCCGCGAGCTGGAGCCCGAGCTGCGCCGCCGCCGCTACGAATACGATCACTGGGACGCG GCCATCCACGGTTTCCGAGAGACAGAAAAGTCACGCTGGTCAGAGGCAAGCCGGGCCATCCTGCAGCGCGTGCAAGCTGCCGCCTTTAGCCCCGGCCAGACCCTGCTGTCCTCCGTGCATGTGCTGGACCTGGAACCTCGGGGCTACATCAAGCCACACGTGGACAGCATCaag TTCTGTGGAGCCACCATCGCTGGCCTGTCCCTGCTATCTCCCAGCGTCATGCGGCTGGTGCACACCCAGGAGCCGGGGGAGTGGCTGGAACTCTTGCTGGAGCCAGGCTCCCTCTACATCCTTAG GGGCTCGGCCCGTTATGACTTCTCCCATGAGATTCTTCGGGATGAAGAGTCCTTTTTTGGAGAGCGTCGGGTACCCCGGGGCCGACGCATCTCTGTGATCTGTCGCTCCCTCCCGGAGGGGATGGAATCAGGGGAGCCCGGACAGCCGCCCCCAGCCTGCTGA
- the LOC112666367 gene encoding ATP-dependent Clp protease proteolytic subunit, mitochondrial, translated as MWPGILVGGARVAVGRSPALGPRLAARFPPRRTPRTGLALQRSLHVTAARALPLIPIVVEQTGRGERAYDIYSRLLRERIVCVMGPIDDSVASLVIAQLLFLQSESNKKPIHMYINSPGGMVTSGLAIYDTMQYILNPICTWCVGQAASMGSLLLAAGTPGMRHSLPNSRIMIHQPSGGARGQATDIAIQAEEIMKLKKQLYGIYAKHTKQSLQVIESAMERDRYMSPMEAQEFGILDKVLVHPPQDGEDEPELVQKEPMAVVAATEPAPTSI; from the exons ATGTGGCCCGGAATATTGGTCGGGGGGGCCCGGGTGGCGGTAGGTAGGTCCCCCGCGCTGGGGCCTCGCCTTGCCGCCCGCTTCCCCCCGCGGCGGACGCCCAGGACCGGCCTGGCGCTGCAGCGGAGCCTGCACGTGACGGCGGCCCGGGCTCTCCCGCTCATTCCCATCGTGGTGGAGCAGACG GGTCGCGGCGAGCGCGCCTATGACATCTACTCGCGGCTGCTGCGGGAGCGCATCGTGTGTGTCATGGGTCCG ATCGATGACAGCGTGGCCAGCCTGGTTATCGCCCAGCTGCTGTTCCTGCAGTCTGAGAGCAACAAGAAGCCCATCCACATGTACATCAACAGCCCGG GAGGCATGGTGACCTCGGGCCTGGCCATCTACGACACGATGCAGTACATCCTGAACCCCATCTGCACATGGTGCGTGGGCCAGGCCGCCAGCATGGGCTCCCTACTCCTGGCCGCTGGCACCCCGGGCATGCGCCACTCGCTTCCCAACTCCCGCATCATGATCCACCAGCCCTCGGGGGGCGCTCGG GGCCAAGCCACAGACATCGCCATCCAGGCAGAAGAGATCATGAAACTCAAGAAGCAGCTCTACGGCATCTACGCCAAGCACACCAAACAGAGCCTGCAGGTGATTG AGTCGGCCATGGAGAGGGACCGCTACATGAGCCCCATGGAGGCCCAGGAGTTTGGCATCTTAGACAAGGTTCTGGTGCACCCGCCCCAGGACGGGGAGGACGAGCCTGAGCTGGTGCAGAAGGAGCCCATGGCCGTGGTGGCCGCGACAGAGCCGGCCCCCACGAGCATCTGA